Part of the Brassica oleracea var. oleracea cultivar TO1000 chromosome C8, BOL, whole genome shotgun sequence genome is shown below.
TGCAATTCTCCACATCTACTATATAAATTTTGTAGTGAGTCATCAGAACGCTCCAATTTATAAGTATTTTTCTTTGATTGAATATAGATATCTAAGATATATACTAATCTATTTATCACATATATCCTATCTTATAATGGTCCGTGTGGAGATCACAACGTAGGGCGCCAACGTTGAGGGCAGGAGCAGAGTGGAAATAGAGCCATATGTAGGACCATATTTGGGCCTAAGTTTGAGACATAAGCTCGTATCTTTAGGCTTGTTGAAGCATCTTGGACTCTAGTTTTTTCTCGTAATTTCATACCGGTTTATGGAGGTTGCGAGCTTAAGCTTGTAACAACTCTTTCTCAGATTGAGCAATCAGGCCTCGGCTATCTAATCCCAAGTTTCTAATCAGGTAAGTAAAATTCTCCGGGACACTCTTCATGCTGTCGGCACCAAGGCGATGGTGGTTGGGCATACTCCCCAGCTATCTGGCGTAAACTGGTACATTTATCGTAACTCACTCCTCATATGATCTTAACCAAAAGGGGTCCATGCAACTCTCTCTAACAAAATATGCGTTTTGTGACTTTGTATTGCTAGTGAATATGGTTGCGGCATATGGAGAGTTGATGTAGGAATGTCCCGTGGTGCTCTCGACTCTAGACCAGAGGTATAATGACAATGTTGGTTCTTGATTAGTCTTTTTAATGCTTTTGTTACCAATCTATTCTCAGAGATCATGACTGGCTTTGGTGTTGTTTCTTCAGGTTCAAGTTGAAGATTACATATAGAAAGCTTAAAAATGACAAGAACCAGACTCTCATGTCCAAGAAAAGATTTAAACGTTCAACTCTATGCATTGATCCAACAGAAGTTTCAGACAAAACTCAGATCAGTGACACAGATGCAGCTGAGCGATACCAAACTTTAAACTCTATCTATCTACCGTAGTGAATCAACAGAAACATCAGAATCAAATGGTATTCAAATGTTGAACCATACTGAGAAAGATCTTAAACCACTTGAACGAAAATAAACTACTCGAGATTTGAACAATACTGTTTTTAGTTACTGAGAAGTGGATCTCAATCGTCGAAGCTGATCAACCCAACGGTCCTCATTAACATCGGAGGCCCAATCAGGAGCCGTTCCAGGGAACGAGATGGCACGCATTGCCTCCATAACCCTAGCCGCGTTCTCCACCAACAACGGCGACCTTCTACGCCGCTCGTCTTCCTCAAACGCCGTACGGATCTCCGAATCTGGCGTCACCGTCTCCGTCTCTTCTTCGGTATCGCTCTTGGCCTCTGCGTTTCCGTTAATACTGATAGAAGAGACTCCGTCCACTGCTTCTTGGATCATACAATGGCCGTTAGAGAGGCCGTTGCTGAATTTATCTCCATTGATCGGAAGATAACTTTCTTCATCATTGTTATCTCCGCCGTCTAGATCGACGGCTGAGATCGGTTCGTAATAGTCTTGCCACTCTTCGACGGAGTTAGAGTCTGAGTCGCTCCCGGCGTTGTTGTTGTTCTCTGCTAATAAACAAGATCTAAATTCGTAAATCAAATTGCGAATCTGAGTTTTTGAATTTAAACAGAATAAAGAGAAGAGGAGAACCTTCCATGAGTGAGATCAGCTGCTTTTCCGGGAAAATTGAGACTGGAAAACGAGTTATGTTGGAGGTGAAGAGGGAAGCCAGTGAGTTGACTCGGAACGAAGCACGCCTTTCTATAGATATTAAAAGGCTTATTTTTATGAGGCCCAAATATGAATATAATCAGTCAGATCCAGTTGGAATTAGCAAGGCCCAAATATGAATCTAAACAGAGTCAGGTCAGTTGGTATTTTTATAAAGTATCTGAAGTTCTGAACACCAAAAATAGTATTTGCACCCAAAAAAAGAACACTAAAAATATTTAGACTAAAAGGAGAGCTCAGGGTTGCGGCTAGGGATGTTAACAAGTTTACCCAAACCCACTAATAATGGGTTGGGTTTTTACCCATCTAAGATTAATTGGGTCAACCATGAATATTAATTTTATAACTCATATTTATATGTTGAGTAAATACAAAAGGGTAATGGTGTACCCATGAGTTTTCAATTATATATATAGATTTTCACCATTTTAATTAAGTTATATAAAATTTGCAAAAACGTTTTTTTCTGTTAAAACCAAAAAAATGAATTTTTCCGCCGAAACCGTAAAAATAAATCTTCTCATAGAAACCAAAAACGAATTTTTCCGCCGAAACCGAAGGACCGAGTTTTTCTGCCGAAACCACAAAACTGAGTTTTCCCGCCAAACCAATAAAACTAAGTTTCCCGCCAAAACCGCAAAACTGAATTTTCCCGCAAAAACCGTATAACAGAGTTTTTCCGCTAAAATCGCAAAATAGAGTTTTTCGACTGAAAACCGCAAAATCGAGTTTTCCCGCAAAACCAATAAAACTAAGTTTCCCGCCAAAACCGCAAAACTGAATTTTCCCGCAAAAACCGTATAACAGAGTTTTTCCGCTAAAATCGCAAAATAGAGTTTTTCGACTGAAAACCGCAAAATCGAGTTTTCCCGCAAAACCAATAAAACTAAGTTTCCCGCCAAAACCGCAAAACTGAATTTTCCCGCAAAAACCGTATAACAGAGTTTTTCCGCTAAAATCGCAAAATAGAGTTTTTCGACTGAAAACCGCAAAATCGAGTTTTCCCGCAAAACCAATAAAACTAAGTTTCCCGCCAAAACCGCAAAACTGAATTTTCCCGCAAAAACCGTATAACAGAGTTTTTCCGCTAAAATCGCAAAATAGAGTTTTTCGACTGAAAACCGCAAAATCGAGTTTTCCCGCAAAACCAATAAAACTAAGTTTCCCGCCAAAACCGCAAAACTGAATTTTCCCGCAAAAACCGTATAACAGAGTTTTTCCGCTAAAATCGCAAAATAGAGTTTTTCGACTGAAAACCGCAAAATCGAGTTTTCCCGCAAAACCAATAAAACTAAGTTTCCCGCCAAAACCGCAAAACTGAATTTTCCCGCAAAAACCGTATAACAGAGTTTTTCCGCTAAAATCGCAAAATAGAGTTTTTCGACTGAAAACCGCAAAATCGAGTTTTCCCGCAAAACCAATAAAACTAAGTTTCCCGCCAAAACCGCAAAACTGAATTTTCCCGCAAAAACCGTATAACAGAGTTTTTCCGCTAAAATCGCAAAATAGAGTTTTTCGACTGAAAACCGCAAAATCGAGTTTTCCCGCAAAACCCGCAAAAGGTGTTTTCCCGCCGATATCGTAAACCCCAATTTTCCCGCCAAAACCGCAAAAAACGATTTTTCCCGCCAAAACTGAAAACCCGAGTTTCCCGCCAAAACCGAAAATCGAGTTTTCCCGCCAAAACCGCAAAACCGAGTTTTCCCTTCAAAATCAAAAACGAGTTTTCCCGCCAAAATCGCAGAACCGAGTTTTCCTGCCAAAACCGCAAAACCAAATTTTCTCGCAAAACCGTAAAACCGAGTTTTTCCGCCAAAATCGCAAAAAGATTGTTCCCGCCAAAATCGAAAACGGGTTTCCCGCCAAAATCTAGCAAATTTTCCCGACAAAACCGTAAAAAACAGGTTTTTCTGCCAAAACCGCAAAACCAAGTTTTCCCGCAAAAACCAGAAAGATTATTTTTCCCGCAAACCGCAAAAATGAGTTTTCCCACCAAAACCACAAAAACAAATTTACTGACCAAAAACTGCAAAAAGAAAAATTTCCGCTAAAACCACAAAAACAACTTAACAAGTTTTCTCGTTAAAACCATAAGTGAGTTTTCATGTCAAAACGAGGTTTACTGCTAAAACCGCAAAATGAGTTTTCCGGTTAAAATGGCAAAATAATTTTTTTCCGAAAAAGTGAATTTTCTCCGAAAATCGTAAACGAGTTTTTGCGCTAAAACAAGTTTTCTATAAAATTACAAAATCTTTTTTATATATTAAAGCTTACATTAATGATACTAATATTTTACATGATCTTCAGACTAAATAAGAT
Proteins encoded:
- the LOC106310076 gene encoding uncharacterized protein LOC106310076 isoform X1 → MEAENNNNAGSDSDSNSVEEWQDYYEPISAVDLDGGDNNDEESYLPINGDKFSNGLSNGHCMIQEAVDGVSSISINGNAEAKSDTEEETETVTPDSEIRTAFEEDERRRRSPLLVENAARVMEAMRAISFPGTAPDWASDVNEDRWVDQLRRLRSTSQ
- the LOC106310076 gene encoding uncharacterized protein LOC106310076 isoform X2; the encoded protein is MEENNNNAGSDSDSNSVEEWQDYYEPISAVDLDGGDNNDEESYLPINGDKFSNGLSNGHCMIQEAVDGVSSISINGNAEAKSDTEEETETVTPDSEIRTAFEEDERRRRSPLLVENAARVMEAMRAISFPGTAPDWASDVNEDRWVDQLRRLRSTSQ